One window of the Eucalyptus grandis isolate ANBG69807.140 chromosome 8, ASM1654582v1, whole genome shotgun sequence genome contains the following:
- the LOC104416750 gene encoding cytochrome P450 CYP82D47, whose amino-acid sequence MNETAKELDVLAQGWLEERRRKRLSHPGGDGEQDFMDLMLKVIEGVKFSDFDADTVVKATCLNMIITGTDTLIVVLTWALSLLVNNRHALKKANESWTPLSARAGV is encoded by the exons ATGAACGAGACCGCAAAAGAGTTGGATGTTTTGGCTCAGGGATGGCTAGAGGAGCGTAGAAGGAAGAGATTGTCCCACCCCGGAGGCGATGGAGAGCAAgatttcatggatttgatgctGAAGGTCATCGAAGGTGTgaagttttcagactttgatgcCGATACAGTTGTTAAGGCAACTTGTTTG AACATGATAATAACTGGGACCGACACTTTGATAGTGGTGCTCACGTGGGCGCTATCGCTGCTAGTGAACAATCGCCACGCATTGAAAAAAGCCAACGAGAGCTGGACACCCTTGTCGGCAAGAGCAGGCGTGTAG
- the LOC104430431 gene encoding cytochrome P450 CYP82D47-like, whose translation MPILIELLIILISTLALLLPIFLYRSYISKDHHDVPEAEGGWPIVGHLPLFSSKDLMHKKLGSMADKYGPIFTIRLGSHRAIVVSSWEVAKECFTVHDKTFADRPMITATKLMGYNGAMFGFAPYGEYWREMRKIATIELLSNHRLDSLKHIRAFEVETAIKDLFKAWIEKGRPRNGIPVEMKSWLGDLMLNISVKMVGGKRYCGSNADCDDAEAKRCQGSIRRFFDLFGVVVLSDAISGLGWLDCGGYKRSMNETAKELDVLAQGWLEEHRRKRLSHPGGDGEQDFMDLMLKVIEGVEFSDFDADTVVKATCLNMIIAGTDTLIVVLTWALSLLVNNRHALKKAQQELDTHVGKSRRVEESDVKNLTYLQAIVKETMRFYPPVPIVGIRSSMEECTFSSGYRIPAGTRLLLNAWKIQRDERVWSNPDRFEPERFLTTHENVDVRGQNFELIPFGAGRRSCAGTSLALHTMHLTLASLLQSFEIDTVSGKPVDMTESPGLTNLKASPLEVVLIPRLDQKVYERDE comes from the exons ATGCCAATTCTCATTGAATTGCTGATAATTTTGATCTCAACCTTGGCCCTGCTATTGCCCATCTTTCTCTACCGATCATACATATCCAAAGACCATCATGATGTGCCTGAAGCCGAAGGCGGCTGGCCTATAGTCGGCCACCTTCCTCTGTTCAGCAGCAAGGACCTGATGCACAAAAAGTTGGGCTCCATGGCCGACAAGTACGGACCAATTTTCACCATAAGATTAGGCTCTCATCGAGCAATCGTCGTGAGCAGTTGGGAAGTGGCTAAGGAGTGTTTCACTGTCCATGACAAAACCTTCGCCGATCGACCAATGATCACCGCCACCAAACTCATGGGCTACAATGGTGCCATGTTCGGATTCGCTCCTTACGGGGAATACTGGCGAGAGATGCGCAAGATAGCGACGATCGAGCTCCTTTCGAACCACCGGCTTGACTCGCTAAAGCACATACGAGCTTTCGAGGTCGAGACAGCAATAAAAGACCTGTTCAAGGCCTGGATCGAAAAGGGTAGGCCCAGAAATGGGATCCCGGTGGAAATGAAGTCTTGGCTAGGAGATTTGATGCTCAATATATCGGTGAAAATGGTAGGAGGAAAGAGATACTGCGGTTCGAACGCTGACTGTGACGATGCCGAGGCAAAGAGGTGCCAAGGGTCAATCAGGAGGTTCTTTGATCTATTTGGAGTCGTCGTGTTGTCGGATGCGATCTCAGGTCTCGGCTGGTTGGACTGTGGTGGTTATAAACGATCGATGAACGAGACCGCAAAAGAGTTGGATGTTTTGGCTCAGGGGTGGCTAGAGGAGCACAGAAGGAAGAGATTGTCCCACCCCGGAGGCGATGGAGAGCAAgatttcatggatttgatgctGAAGGTCATCGAAGGTGTGGAGTTTTCAGATTTTGATGCCGATACAGTTGTTAAGGCAACTTGTTTG AACATGATAATAGCTGGGACCGACACCTTGATAGTGGTGCTCACGTGGGCGCTATCGCTGCTAGTGAACAATCGCCACGCATTGAAAAAAGCGCAACAAGAGCTGGACACCCATGTCGGCAAGAGCAGGCGTGTGGAAGAGTCCGACGTGAAGAATTTGACCTACCTCCAAGCCATCGTCAAGGAAACGATGCGTTTCTATCCACCGGTTCCGATCGTTGGTATTAGAAGTTCCATGGAAGAGTGCACCTTCTCCTCCGGCTACCGCATTCCTGCAG GTACTCGTTTGCTGTTGAATGCCTGGAAAATACAGAGGGATGAGCGCGTATGGTCCAACCCGGACAGGTTCGAGCCCGAGAGGTTCCTCACGACGCATGAGAATGTGGATGTGAGAGGTCAGAACTTCGAGCTCATCCCCTTCGGCGCGGGGAGGAGGTCATGTGCCGGAACCTCGCTGGCTCTTCACACAATGCATTTGACCCTTGCCAGCTTGTTGCAAAGTTTTGAAATCGACACGGTCTCGGGCAAACCAGTGGACATGACCGAGAGCCCTGGCTTGACGAATTTGAAGGCGAGCCCGCTTGAAGTTGTGCTCATTCCACGCCTTGATCAGAAGGTTTATGAAAGAGACGAGTAA
- the LOC104430433 gene encoding B3 domain-containing transcription factor VRN1-like has product MVGGRHFESQTPHFFKIILSDALQNGRLGIPKKFVRKYGSNLSDLVFLQVPSGQAWEVELVRRTDGVWLRRGWPDFVKHYAIKHGHFLVFRYEGGSAFRVVIFDKSASEIKYPIITELPKREENEGDTLVEVFEDHFDRPLRIQSKELPSLTLLSPPSKKKKTNECLYKQAVGGGASNIVCDVNAGLNSSCWKRERPFRGGEKSEALKRAASFQSPNPFFLTLMQPSLIRHSLIVCSQIVPAGFVRRYLEHSHLKGTLRVGYRTWSVKLRIYPQPNSNSFKGKISAGWFNFARDNALQVGDICIFELLDSDLIVLKVSIFRWIAFELRCPNGQQNSACLLVVG; this is encoded by the exons ATGGTGGGAGGAAGACACTTTGAGTCCCAGACTCCGCATTTCTTCAAGATTATTCTTTCTGATGCCCTTCAAAATGGAAGACtc GGAATTCCAAAGAAATTCGTGAGAAAATATGGGAGCAATCTGTCGGACTTGGTTTTCCTCCAGGTACCCAGTGGTCAGGCTTGGGAAGTGGAACTGGTTAGGAGAACCGACGGCGTTTGGCTCCGAAGGGGATGGCCAGACTTCGTGAAGCACTACGCCATCAAGCATGGTCATTTCCTAGTGTTCAGATACGAAGGAGGCTCTGCGTTTCGCGTGGTTATATTTGACAAGAGTGCTTCGGAGATTAAATACCCCATTATTACTGAATTgccaaaaagggaagaaaatgaagGGGACACGTTAGTTGAGGTATTTGAGGATCATTTTGATCGGCCACTCCGAATCCAAAGTAAAGAGCTGCCTTCATTAACATTATTATCTCCACCttcgaagaagaaaaaaacaaacgaGTGCTTGTATAAGCAGGCAGTTGGAG GTGGTGCAAGCAATATCGTCTGCGATGTCAATGCAGGCCTCAATTCTAGCTGCTGGAAAAGGGAACGTCCCTTCAGAGGCGGTGAAAAATCTGAGGCCTTAAAAAGAGCTGCTTCTTTCCAATCTCCAAATCCGTTCTTCCTGACTTTGATGCAACCATCTCTCATTCGCCACTCTCTG ATAGTCTGCTCCCAGATTGTACCGGCTGGCTTCGTTAGGAGGTACTTAGAACACAGCCACTTAAAGGGGACTCTGAGAGTTGGCTACAGGACATGGTCTGTCAAGCTTCGCATTTATCCCCAGCCCAACTCCAATAGCTTCAAGGGCAAAATCTCTGCGGGGTGGTTCAATTTCGCAAGGGACAATGCTCTTCAAGTAGGAGATATCTGCATATTTGAGCTCCTCGATTCAGACCTCATAGTCCTCAAAGTCTCCATCTTCAG ATGGATTGCATTTGAACTGCGTTGCCCTAATGGTCAGCAAAATTCTGCCTGCTTACTAGTTGTTGGATAA